The segment ATGAGTGACATTATCGACGAAGTTCTTTCATCAGTGAAAAACTCAGCCGTGTTTAAAAACAGAGAGTACCTCCTTCCAGATTACGTTCCTGACGAATTACCACATAGAGAGAATGAGATAAAGAAACTAGCCAGTATACTGGTTCAACTTTACAGAGGCGAGAGGCCAAGCAATACCTTCGTTTACGGACTAACCGGAACAGGTAAGACCGCGGTAGCTAAATATGTCCTCAATAGTTTACAAAAGAAGCTTAACAACTTCAGATACGTCTACGTAAACAGTAGGCAGAGCGACACTCCTTACAGAATACTTGCAGACATAATTGAAATTCTAGGAAATAAAGTTCCCTTCACTGGATTGTCCACTGCAGAGCTGTATAGAAGGTTAGTTAAAGAGTTAGAGAAGAGTGAGACGGTGATGATTATAGTACTCGATGAAATTGATGCTTTGGTAAAGAAACACGGAGACGATATTTTATACAAGTTGACTAGAATAAACTATGAAATACATAAAAGCAAGGTCTCAATTATTGGGATAACTAACGATATAAAGTTCATAGACGGGTTAGATCCTAGGGTAAGAAGTAGTTTAGGCGAAGAAGAGTTAGTGTTTCCTCCATATAATGCAGAGGAGTTAGAGGATATTTTAAGAAGGAGGTCCTCCTTGGCGTTTAAGGAAGGCGTGATTTCAGACTCGGTTATAAAGCTGTGCGCTGCTATAGCTGCTAGGGATCACGGTGACGCTAGAAGGGCTCTAGACCTTCTTAGAGTTTCAGGCGAGATAGCTGAAAGGTATAAAAAGAAGATTGTTACGGAAGAGGAAGTGGAGAGAGCAAGAGTAGAAATAGAAAGGGACAGGGTATACGAAGTCATAGCTACACTTCCGTTCCATTCTAAGCTGATACTCTTATCTATAGTGCAAAGCTCTATTCAGGATAGAAGATTAACTACAGGGGAAATATATACGAGATATAGAGAACTTACTTCGATAATGAGCTCAGAGTCCGTAACTCAAAGGCGGGCTAGCGACATTATAAATGAATTGGATATGATGGGGATAGTCTCTGCTAGGGTTGTAAACAGGGGCAGATATGGTAAAACTAAGGAAGTTGTATTAGCTGTTGATAGAAATATTGTGATGAAAGCATTGATCGAGAGTGATGAAAGGTTTGCTGATATCAGGAGTGGATGACGGATTTTTCCCTCTCTCTTATAAAGGTGGGAAAGGTAAATCTCCACTGGTCGTTACACTGTTCGAAGATCTCGCTTTTAAAGACGTTAACTTGGGATTTATTACTGTTGACGGTTCTGACGCAAAGGAGGCCTTTTGCAAGATTAACTGGGGAGTCACAACTATCTTTGATGGAGTGACATTCGCAGGATTTAACTATATAATACCAGACAAAAATTATATAATATTCTATGGATATAGACCTAATGTTGCCAAGGTAAAGCTGGCGTTGGATAAGCACTTCCATGACGATAGGGAAGAGAAGATAATTTCGATTTTAGAAAGGTTGGTCAGGATAGAGAGTAGATGGGGACCAGTTTATTTGTATACGGATCTAGATCTGACTTTAGCTAGGAATTTAATAGATAAATATCAAGTGTTATCAAAATATCCTGAACCAATTAGATATGCACACGTGATTGGAAAGGCGTTAGGTCATTGGCATGCCCGTTGCTGAAGCGTTTTACTTAGTTTTATCCTTTCCTCCCTCTCCTTTATTCTATTTTCCATAATAGATCTTTCGTATTCGGATGAAGGTTCTAGCTTAGATATAGGTCTAGGTTTACCTTGATCGTCTATAGAGACGAAAGAGAACACAGTTCTAGACACTAGCCTTCTAGTCCCAGTGAAGTGATTTATAGCAAAAATCTTAGCCCCTACGTCAAGAGAGGTATTACCTGTGTATTCAACCGCACCTTGTATTTCAAGGATATCTCCTATTTTAACTGGGACCAGGAAATCTGCAGACCCTGCACTAGCTGTGAAGGTGTTACCTTTAGAATATAACTTAGCTACTATAGCTAACGCCTCATCTAACATCATGTACATTTTCCCGGCATAAAGTATCCCGTTCCCAAATCCATGCTCTGGATATATTGTCCTAACGTAACTTCTCCCGAAAGACATTCCAGGCAAAAGTTCTGACGTGTCTCCCGATATTTTCTTTTTCCTCTCAAGTCTTTTGGCCCTCCTTTTCTCCGCTTCCTGGTCAGGTTCTATCTTAACTGACAGTGATCTAGGTCTCCCATTTTCATCTACCGCGACGTAGCTCATTAACCCTATTGCTCCCAACTCTTCGTTTGTACCTCTCTTTATACAACCCCTAACTTCAATTTCGACAGAGCTCGACCAAGACGCCTTAGCTTCCGCAGTTACTCTTAATATGTCCCCAAGTCTAGCAGGTCTAAACAGGTAAAGGTAGTCTACTGAGGCTAAAAGGTAATTACCCTGGCTTATGCTAGACATTAATATCCCAGCCGTATCAATAAGCCAGCTCATGTATATTCCGCCGTGAAGCGAACCGAAGTGATTGGTGTGCCACGGGAACACGTTATAATAGGTATCCGTAGAGTACACGATATCACCTTTTATCAGAGCCCACTATTTCTCTTAGTCTCTCATCTCCTTTAATACTCTTTATAAAGGACGAAACCTGCTCTGGAACTAGACTTTCCCACTCTTCACCCGTTATCATGAACTTCCTAATTAATGTAGAATTATACTTCTCTCTATTAAATGATGGAGGAATTAGGATTTCATTGCCAGCCTCTTTAAACAGTCTAAGTACAAGCGGATTCCTTGCAATGACTGCCTCAAACGAAGGTACGTACATTTTGACGTGGTAGGCCCACACGTTATTCATTAATATATCAGGTATTGGAACTAGGTAATATCTATCCCCAGGGATGCCCTCAGCCCTCATCACGTTTCTTATCATCTCTATCCTCTCGCCGGCGGTGAATGGGTTAGATAGGGTATGGCTCTCCTGAGCGCTTCCGATAAGCACGATGAGCTCATCCAGCCTTTCAAGCCCCCATTTGATCACGTTAAGATGACCTAAATGAAAGGGCTGAAATCTACCAGGATAGATCCCTCTATGCAGACATCATCACCTTCTTTCACATCTAGAAGTAGTGACGCGTTTGCCTTATTTAACCCTAATTCAAGAAATCCGTATCCATTTCTGTATACTATCAACCCGGTTTCCCTGTCCTGAAATGTTGAAGCAGTCCATGCCTGATAGGTCCTTCCACCTACCTTTAATTGAGCTGTCATTCCAAGTTTCACTTTAGCATCACGTAAAGCTAAAGCTACGTTCCCGTAATGATCTATGAAAATCACCTTAGTGCAAATCATATTATTCTCCACTCTAACGCTAAAGTCTACTTTCTGGATCCTGTCTTCACTAATTTTCGATCCTAAAGTGTCCATTGGGACCCTTAGCGATAATAACGCTGCGCTAATAGAGAATATGTCTCTACCATGGAACGTGTTAGAGATCGCCTTGGATAGATACACTTTTTCATTATCAATCACGTGAAGATCAACCACTTCATCAGCTTTGATTGAGGGATAGAGAACGCCGTTGTCAGGACCTATAAAAATGTAATTCCTGGTTTTAATTGCTAAAGGTTTTCTCTCAGTTCCAACGCCAGGATCGATCACTACTAAGAAAATGGTGTTTTTTCTAAAATATCTGAACGATGTGTACAACAAATAGGAACCGGATATTATGTTAAAGTTCTTAGCCTCTGGCGATATGTAAATTATATCAGCTTCCCTATTTAACTTCTTTATCACAGCTTCCATAACTCCATTGTAGTTATCAGAGGTACCGAAATCAGTTAGGATTGCTATTGTCAAGTTTATTCACCATCAGTTCTAGATAAGACTTTGTTATGGGTTCACCATTTAAATGAAATTTTCCCTTAAAATCTTGAAAGAATGAGACTAAATCTGATTCCTTTACGTCTATTCCCTCTATCTCGATGAAGTTACCCAGTCCCTCTACATTATCTACACATACAGTAAAGTTCCCTTTCCTAAAAGAGATTCTTCTTTTCCTTAGAACATAAGAGGACTTATAGCCTAACTTTTCTAGAATCTTAATCATGCTCTCCTTGTTGTCTAAATTAACTGTAATCTCCTCTCTTGACTTACTATCTTTACCCATCTTTGGACTCTTGTACGTCAGTTCTACCTTATCGTTCACTACCCTAATTCTTAGGGCTTCGTCAGTATCTCTGAAATCTTTGACCGTTCCATTAAGGTAAACATCCTCCTGCTCTTCCTCTCCTAAATACTCGAATCCTTCTTTCTCAAGATTTCGTACCAGTTGACTAGGATCGATGTCGAGCTTGATTTTTATTTCACGTTCAATAACATCTGTCATATGATTGACATCGACTCCTATCTAAAAAATAATGAAGCTTCTTTATATTCTTACGAGATAGAGGACGGTATCACTGAACTGGCTAAAAAGTACGGTTTTTTAGAATATATGATTGAAAGATATATTCATTTTCTAGGATCAAAAACAGAAGAGTTCCTGTCCTCGTGCACCTTTCCTTTAAGAAAGGCTATTAGATGTAATTCGTTAAAAATAGATTGTAAAACTTTATCAGAGAACCTAGAGAATAAGGGTTTCACCTTATCAAGGATTGAGTGGAGTAAGTTTGGATATCGTGTAGAGAAATCACCCAGCACTCCTAGTATCGGTTCAACAATAGAATATATGAAAGGTCAATATTACATTCAAGGAGAAGCGTCAATGATACCTCCCGAGGCACTATCACCTAAGGAGGGAGAACTGGTTCTGGACATGGCATCATCGCCAGGAGGTAAGACTACACATATAGCTCAACTGATGAATAACTCAGGCTCAATAATAGCTTTAGAGAGCAACCCTGCCAGGTTAAAGAAGATAAGGTCAAATATTGCAAGGCTAGGTGTTACTAACGTAATTCTTTTATTGTTAAGGGGGGAGGAAGTATCAAAACTAGGACTTACTTTCGATAAAATACTCCTTGACGCACCTTGTTCCGGAGAGGGTTTAATACCTATAGATAAGACTAGGAAAACAAAAACTCTTCCTGATGATCTAAAACGCTTCCAGAGGACGCAGTTGAACCTCCTTGTAACCGGATATAAAGTGTTAAAAAAGAACGGGTTAATGGTTTATTCTACCTGTAGCATTGCCCCTGAAGAGGATGAGGTCATCGTTAACTTTGCTATTAAATATCTAGGGATGAGAGCGGAGATGATAACTGGCTTTCCAGGTGAGAGAGGACTGTCAAGTTATAAGGGAATCGAGTTCTCAGAAGGAATTCAAAACTGCCTTAGGACATACCCTCATACTCAGAAAATGGAGGGGTTTTTCGTTTGTTTATTGAGAAAAGAGTGAGGAAGCTAACCAATAAGGAGAAGAAGACTATTTTAGCCTCTCTATCTAGTTACGGATGCAGAAAGATCCAGCTGGATCTAGAATTGTATCAAATAGGGAAACTGATATATGGAACTAATGATAATGTTCCTAGTCAGATTACTAAAATATTATCAAAAGATATTAATATTGTTTCCATAGGTCTACCTCTGCTATCTTTAGGTAAGAAAGGAGTAATGCCTTTACTTCCCCTAGGAACGAAAATGGCTGAAGTTTGTTCAAACAAAATCGTTTTACCCACGTCACTAGCTCAGAAGGTACTTTATGGGAAACCTGTCGTAGTAAAGGAGAGATATAGTTTTTACAAGGCATTATTAATAGACGAGAATAACGACTTTTTGTCCTTTGTGAAGCTAAGAAGACGTAGAGATGATACGGTGATAATACCAATTTTAGATATAGGATGGTATTTAAGAGAGGGAGGATAAAGTAAAGTAAACATTTATTGTTTAGATCTAATATGACTACTTCAGATGTATGAAGTGATGTAAGATGGCAGACCAGGTTGAAGAGAAGAAAAGAATTAAGTCAGTGAAGGACCTATCAGGCGTCGGACAGGCAGTACTGAATAAACTAAATGAGTCGGGTTACTCTTCGCTTGAATCAATAGCGGTAGCTTCTCCTCAAGATTTGAGCACAGTGGCAGGCATTCCTTTGGCCACAGCCCAGAGAATAATAAAGGAGGCAAGAGACGCTCTAGATATCAGATTTAAGACTGCGCTTGAGATCGAGCAAGAGAGGGCAAGTGTAAAGAAAATAACTACCGGAAGCCAAGCGTTAGATGGCCTTCTAGGCGGTGGAATAGAGACTAGGACTATGACAGAGCTTTTCGGAGAGTTTGGTTCTGGAAAGACTCAGATATGTCATCAGGTCTCAGTTAATGTTCAACTTCCTTCAGAGAAGGGTGGTTTGTCGGGTAAGGCCCTATACATTGATACAGAAGGAACTTTCAGAACAGAAAGAATAAAGGCTATGGCCTCAGCTTTGGGCTTGGATCCTAAGGAAGTATTGCAGAATATCATGAGTATCAGAGCTATAAATACTGATCATCAGATAGCTATAGTTGAAGAGCTTCAAGATATAATCTCTAAAGATAATACAATTAAACTAGTAGTGGTGGACTCAATAACGTCTCATTTCAGGGCCGAGTACTCTGGAAGAGAGAACTTAGCTGTAAGGCAGCAGAAACTGAACAGGCATCTTCATCAACTAGTTAGATTAGCTGAGATATACGATCTAGCAGTAATAGTAACTAATCAAGTTATGGCCAGACCAGACATGTTTTATGGTGATCCAACGGTAGCGGTCGGAGGTCATACTTTATATCACGTTCCAGGTATTAGGGTACAGATCAAGAAAAGTAGAGGTAACAGGCGGATAGCTAGGATGGTAGATGCTCCTCATTTACCTGAAGGCGAAGTTGTATTTAGTATTACCAACACTGGTATAAGGGACGCTGAGGAGTGAAAAACTCTTAATTAAGGTTTTCCATATCTTGAGTACATGGATCAATTGTGGGCTCCTTGGCGATCTAAGTACATAATGGATGCTTCGAAACCAAGGCAGGAAGATTGTCTGTTCTGTAGAGTGAGTAGAGAAACTAATGATAAAGAGAATTTAGTAGTATGTAGATCACAGAAGGCTTTCGTTATTTTAAACAAGTATCCATATAACCCTGGCCATATCATGATAGTTCCTTTTAGACATGTTCCGTCTCTAGAGCTCCTAGAAAACGATGAAGGTTTACAACTTTTCCGTCTCACCTCAATCGCGCTAAAGGTCTTAAGGGATATATATAGTCCAGACGGCTTTAACGTTGGAATCAACATAGGAAGAGTAGCCGGAGCAGGTATAGAACAGCACGTACATGTCCATATAGTACCTAGATGGAACGGTGACTCTAACTTCATGCCGATAATAGGTCATACTAAGGTACTTCCAGAGACTTTAGACGAGACTTATAAGAAATTGAACCAAAAATCTATATGTAATGAGGAAGTCTTCGATCACTGAAAGGTGAAGAGGCAGGGTTTTGCTGATGATCAAACAGATTCAAGAGGGTATAAGTAAGGCGAGGGAATTAATCCTCCCTTATATTCATGAGACTCCTATGGATTTCTCCAGTACCTTTTCAAGGATGTTACAAGCTGAAGTTTATCTAAAATTAGAAAATTTACAAAAGACAGGTTCATTCAAAGTTAGAGGAGCATTCAATAAGATTTTGAATATGAAAGAAGAGGATAAAAAGAAGGGAGTAATAGCCGTTTCAGCGGGCAACCATGCTCAAGGCGTGGCGTATGCAGCTTCTACGTTGGGCATAAAGTCAGTAATAGTAATGCCAGAAACGGCTCCTGTTTCTAAATATAGGGCTACAAAAGGATACGGAGCAGAAGTTATACTTTATGGGAAGTTCATTCATGAGAGTATGAAGAAAGCTCAGGACTTAATAAGAGAGAGAAATCTTACACTAATTCACCCTTACGATGATCCATTTATAATAGCAGGTCAGGGTACGGCAGGGCTTGAAATGTATAATGAGAAACCGGACATAGTAGTGGTTCCGATAGGGGGCGGAGGTCTGATTTCAGGCATATCTCTAGCCCTTAAATCCGTTAATCCTAATATCAAGGTGATAGGGGTTCAATCTCTCGCTTCTCCATCTCTTAAGATATCAAAGGATCTAGGAAGGTTAGCCGAGATAGAACCCTCATATTCTATAGCTGATGGCATATTGGTTAAATCACCATCCGATTTAACATTTCAAATCATTTCTGAGTATGTAGATGATATAGTTTTAGTGGATGATGAGGAGATAGCTTGGGCAATGATGATGCTTATGGAGAGGAGTAAAACTGTAGTGGAGCCAGCCGGTGCCGCCCCTCTAGCGGCGCTTCTTTCCGGTAAGATTAGAGCTAACGGAAAAAAAGTCATCGCGTTTCTTAGTGGGGGAAATGTTGATATGTCATTACTTGCCAGGATAATTGATAAAACGCTTTATAAGACGAAAAGAATCGTGAAAGCGAGAGTGATAGTACCTGATAAGCCTGGATATCTGAATAAGGTACTTAACTACGTAGCCCAGATAAGAGGGAATATTATTGACGTTGTACACGATAGGGTTAGCAGTGACGTAATGCCCGGATACACTAAAATATACGTAATGTTTGAAGTAGCAGAACAAGAGGCGTTAAGCAGGTTTATTTTAGCGCTACATAATGAGAACATAGAAGTTAAACTAATAGATTAAAAGTCGATGATCGAAATCCTTATTGTTTATAACTAGAGGCGGGCTTTCAGTATTCTGTAAAGGTTAGTCCGAAATTCTTAAAGGGAGAAATGTTATAATATCCACGGTAGATCCAGATGGAATTTACTATCTAGGACCTGAGGGAAGTTTCTCACACGAAGCTGCCTTAAAGGTAAAGGAAGCATACACAAGTAAGTCTTCAATATCTGAGATATTTGATGGGGTATCAAAGGGAGCGTTAGGTGTAGTCCCAGTAGAGAACACATTAGAAGGCCCAGTAAACGAGACACTCGTAAGTAAGTCTTCAATATCTGAGATATTTGATGGGGTATCAAAGGGAGCGTTAGGTGTAGTCCCAGTAGAGAACACATTAGAAGGCCCAGTAAACGAGACACTCGATAATCTCTACGCTAGAGATGAGATATATGTAAACAGAAGAATTGATATAAAAATAGACTTGGTATTAGCGGCATCACCTGATGCTAAGAAGGAGTCCATAGAAAGAGTCTATTCGCATAACCACGCTATACACGAAGCGAAAAGAACCCTATCAAGGCTCGGATTCGTCAATTTCGTCCCAGTAGCTAGCACATCTAAGGCTGCCCAGTTGGCGTCAGAGGACATTAAATCTGCTGCAGTTTGTTCCAGATTAGCTGCTCAAATTTACGGTTTAAAGATTCTTCATGATAATATTCAAGATGGATTAAACATTACAAGATTCTTAGTTATATCGAAGGAGCTTAGTGAGAATGGAGAAAGAACTATACTATTATTTACTGTCCCAGATAAACCAGGTTCACTTTATAAGGTTCTTGAAAAGTTTTATCTTCATAATATTAATTTATCAATGATATATTCTAGACCGACTAGGAAAATTCCTTGGAACTATTACTTTTATCTAGAGTACGAAGGAGATATGATGTCATCAAAACATTCAGGACTACTTAACGAATTACGCCAAGCTACACAGGAACTGAAACCAAAGGGTAGCTATACCTTTCTAAATCCTACATGACTATCCCTGGCTTTAGATTATCTAAGCTATAGAGCAACATGTAGCTTTTAGCGCCAGTTACTCTTAGAGCCTTAGCAGATGCTTCTCTTATAACGCTTTTATCCTTTCCGTGTAACATACAATAGCACAGATAGTCCCAAGGCTTATCGCTTTCCCTAAGAACTACGTGAGTTGCCTCGTTTAAATTTTCAGCTATATTATTGCAAGCAACTTCAAAGCTATCTGTGTTAATTAGTAGCATTGCGTTCTCAGTTATTCCAACTTTATCGCCGTTAATCGTCGCGCCGTAATCCTTGATTACATGTTTTTTCCTTAGATCTGAAATTAGTTCCACAAGATCTCCCTCTTTGTAACCGAACCTTTCTGCTATAGATTTGAAAGGTCTTTCTGTTATAGGAAGAGGATAAGATAGAGATTTCAAGAGCTCCATGTTTAAACCAAGCTCGTCTGCTGTAGGGATCCTATCTGGAGGCATCTCAGCTTTACTCCACGATATTCCTCTTATAATATCGTATTTCACACTTAATTTAAGGTTCTTCTTAGAGAAGAGAATTATATAATCGTTTGTATTTACATTTTCCATCAAATACCTAACTTCCTTCTCAAGGGCCTCCCTATTTTGAGCCTTAATCACATACCAAACGTTGTATCTAGGATGATTTCTAATGTAGTTATGAGTTAACTCTCGTATATGAAGCGCTTCCCTTCGAAATTTATCTAATTGATCCAGAGGGATTGATGCAGCGACAAGAGCACCTTCCATGCCTTTAACTCTAAAATTGACGTACATTCCAAGCCTCTTTATTACTTCTAAGTCGATTAGGTTTTTTATCTCCCTGAGTGTATCGTGAAGGCTTAGCTTAGTTCTATCCGCAATAACATTAAAAGGTGTTTCATCAACAGGGAAATTATATTGAAGTTCCATGACGAGATTTTTCTGGACGTCACTTAAGGAAATCATGTGTATAAAAGATCCTTGAAAGATTAAAAATAGTTATACATTATAGTCTATTCCTAGCTTGTTTAGAATACCCCTAGCTGCTAGCACTCCAGTAGCTGCTGCAATATTTATCCCTCTAGATAGGCCAGCTCCGTCTCCCGCAGCGTATAAGTTATCAACCACAGTTTCCATGTTACTATCCACTATTGCTCTCATGCTGTAATACTTTATCTCTGGGGCGTATAGTAGGGTGTTAGACGAGTAAATCCCCGAAGCCATATTATCTAGCCTTTCTAAACCTTCAATAAGATCGGTGACAACTCTGTAAGGCAACCCCATACTTATATCTCCGGGCGTTACATCCTTTAGAGTAGGTTTAACCGTAGATCTACTTATTCTTTCCCAAGTACTTCTTCTACCTTTTTCAAAGTCTATCAATCTCTGAAGTATAGGCTTCTCTCCGCCTAATCTAGTCATCAACCTAGCTACGCTCTTTCCATACTCTATAGTATCTTCTAAGGGATCTGAAAGCTTAACCGTAGCTAAGAATGCAAAGTTCGTATTGTTGCTCTTTTTATCAACGTAAGTCTCTCCGTTAACTCCTATAGTTCCATCATCATAAACCTCTTTCATTATAAAGCCTCCTGGATTTACGCAAAATGTTCTAACCTTATCATCATATTTCCTGGTGTACATTATGACCTTAGGATCCCAAACAGCACTTGTTAAGTCCTCCATTACAAATGACTCCATCTCTACTCTAACGCCTATATCCAGAGGTCCAGATACCATATCAACTCCTAGTCTCTTAGCCTGATCGTAAAACCATTTAGCCCCCGATCTTCCTGGTGCTACGAGAACAGTCCTAGCCTCTATTTCGCCTTTAGTCGTCTTTATATTGAAAGAGGTTCCTCTCTTCTCTATCTGATTAACTTCAGTAAGTTCAGATATCTTTATTCCACTTTTTTCTACATAATTAGTTAAATTTTCTATTACTAAAGGGCTCTTGTCTGTGCCAATATGCCTTTGCACAATAGGTACGAATTCAGCTCCTACTTTAGCAGCCTTTCTTTGAACTTCCTTTACTCTTTCCTCATTAGGTCTAAATAGTCTATCTTTAGGAGCACCGAACTTAACGAAAACCTCATCTATATAATTGACCATCTCCTGAGCTCTCTCCCAGCTTCTCATAATCTCATGGAGTTCTCCTCCTATGTCGGGTCTCAAGTTTATTATCCCACTACTAAATGTACCAGCTCCACCCAATCCATAGTTAATGTGACATGGAGTGCAGAAAGTACATTTCTCTTTTGGAGTAAGTAGAGGACAACTCCTTCTAGAAGCTTTTACACCTTTATCGATTAGAATAACTTTAAGCTCTCCGTCTTTTTGCATCGCGTTACTCATTTCATACGCCGCAAAAAGTCCAGCAGGTCCTCCACCAATAATTGCCACATCGTAATCCATTTTACTCACCTATTTTCTCGCTCCTTAAATCAATGATGTCCATAGAGTCCTCTCCAGTACCTATGAGAGTTATTGGAACCTTTAGTTCATCCTCTAGATTTTCTATCCATTGTTTTGCATTGTATGGTAACTTAGAGTAGTCTCTAACTCCCTTAGCATCCTTAAATGCCGAATCTAACTTGGTTATTGCAACTTGAGTGGCCGAACTGAATTTGATCGCTCTTTTAGCTAGGTTCACATTGAACGGAGCTACCCTTCTAATTCGTCCAGTTACCGTCCCAGTCTCTAAAATTCCCATTTCCTTAGCTTTATCCAGGGGTAACTCGTTTTCAAGATAGCCTTCACCTACCCTCGTAACAAAGGATTTGAAAATTATTATTACCTGATCGACGTATTTAGGTCCAACTCCAATTTCACTTAATATTCCGCCTGCCGTCGTGTTTCTGCTTGTTACAAAAGGATATTCCCCATGATATAGACTCAAAAACGTCCCTTGAGTACCTTCAGCTAAAACCCTTTCTCCTCTCTCTATTTTGTCTAATATCATTTCGGGAACGTTTACGATGAGTTTTTCTAATTCAGGAAAGTCTTTAGCCAGTCTAAGTTTTCTGAGAACTCTTTTAGCTTCAGCAATACCCACGCCTTGACCGGTACTTCCTATAACTTTCATTATGTACTCGTCATTTCTCTCTTCTACGATTTCTTGTTCAGTAATTATTCCAACATGTGGATCGATAAATGTTCTTCCCAATGAATTGGTTTCTTTAATCTCTTTTTCAAGCTGAGTTAGGCTAGTTAAAGCTCCGGGTCCTAAGGCTAACTTTACCTCTGGATTAACGAACGCCGAGGGTATTATTCTAATTTTCCAGGTCTTTCCAGAATATGAAACTGTATGACCTGCATTTATTGAACCAGTTCTTACGGCCAGGTTATACTTTCCCTTCAAACCTAAGTAAGAAGCTATCTTACCCTTACCTTCATCACCGTAGAAACCTCCTACCAGAATATCTAGCATTAAGCACCGTTTTGAGTAATGTTTTTGCATGGTATAAAAACCTTGACTTACGTTATCTATCATTATAAATCTAACTTCTTTCCTGGATCAATATTATAACTAAATTAGCTAACCTTGGCTAGTTGATAATTATAGATCAAATCATAAATATTCCATTAACTTGTAATTATATCAATTTCTTTCTTTGTTATAGCCTCTTTAATCTCTATTGCAATTCTTCTTCCGAGGCTAATGGGCTTACCAAAGTATAGCTTAGAGTACTGACTACCAATCCCCATATATGCGTTAGTACCTCCACCTATTCTAGGCGCTACGTCAAACACTACAATC is part of the Metallosphaera cuprina Ar-4 genome and harbors:
- a CDS encoding SAM hydrolase/SAM-dependent halogenase family protein; this translates as MEAVIKKLNREADIIYISPEAKNFNIISGSYLLYTSFRYFRKNTIFLVVIDPGVGTERKPLAIKTRNYIFIGPDNGVLYPSIKADEVVDLHVIDNEKVYLSKAISNTFHGRDIFSISAALLSLRVPMDTLGSKISEDRIQKVDFSVRVENNMICTKVIFIDHYGNVALALRDAKVKLGMTAQLKVGGRTYQAWTASTFQDRETGLIVYRNGYGFLELGLNKANASLLLDVKEGDDVCIEGSILVDFSPFI
- the cyaB gene encoding class IV adenylate cyclase, yielding MTDVIEREIKIKLDIDPSQLVRNLEKEGFEYLGEEEQEDVYLNGTVKDFRDTDEALRIRVVNDKVELTYKSPKMGKDSKSREEITVNLDNKESMIKILEKLGYKSSYVLRKRRISFRKGNFTVCVDNVEGLGNFIEIEGIDVKESDLVSFFQDFKGKFHLNGEPITKSYLELMVNKLDNSNPN
- a CDS encoding RsmB/NOP family class I SAM-dependent RNA methyltransferase, giving the protein MIDIDSYLKNNEASLYSYEIEDGITELAKKYGFLEYMIERYIHFLGSKTEEFLSSCTFPLRKAIRCNSLKIDCKTLSENLENKGFTLSRIEWSKFGYRVEKSPSTPSIGSTIEYMKGQYYIQGEASMIPPEALSPKEGELVLDMASSPGGKTTHIAQLMNNSGSIIALESNPARLKKIRSNIARLGVTNVILLLLRGEEVSKLGLTFDKILLDAPCSGEGLIPIDKTRKTKTLPDDLKRFQRTQLNLLVTGYKVLKKNGLMVYSTCSIAPEEDEVIVNFAIKYLGMRAEMITGFPGERGLSSYKGIEFSEGIQNCLRTYPHTQKMEGFFVCLLRKE
- a CDS encoding acyl-CoA thioesterase; protein product: MYSTDTYYNVFPWHTNHFGSLHGGIYMSWLIDTAGILMSSISQGNYLLASVDYLYLFRPARLGDILRVTAEAKASWSSSVEIEVRGCIKRGTNEELGAIGLMSYVAVDENGRPRSLSVKIEPDQEAEKRRAKRLERKKKISGDTSELLPGMSFGRSYVRTIYPEHGFGNGILYAGKMYMMLDEALAIVAKLYSKGNTFTASAGSADFLVPVKIGDILEIQGAVEYTGNTSLDVGAKIFAINHFTGTRRLVSRTVFSFVSIDDQGKPRPISKLEPSSEYERSIMENRIKEREERIKLSKTLQQRACQ
- a CDS encoding endonuclease dU, encoding MLISGVDDGFFPLSYKGGKGKSPLVVTLFEDLAFKDVNLGFITVDGSDAKEAFCKINWGVTTIFDGVTFAGFNYIIPDKNYIIFYGYRPNVAKVKLALDKHFHDDREEKIISILERLVRIESRWGPVYLYTDLDLTLARNLIDKYQVLSKYPEPIRYAHVIGKALGHWHARC
- a CDS encoding Cdc6/Cdc18 family protein; translation: MSDIIDEVLSSVKNSAVFKNREYLLPDYVPDELPHRENEIKKLASILVQLYRGERPSNTFVYGLTGTGKTAVAKYVLNSLQKKLNNFRYVYVNSRQSDTPYRILADIIEILGNKVPFTGLSTAELYRRLVKELEKSETVMIIVLDEIDALVKKHGDDILYKLTRINYEIHKSKVSIIGITNDIKFIDGLDPRVRSSLGEEELVFPPYNAEELEDILRRRSSLAFKEGVISDSVIKLCAAIAARDHGDARRALDLLRVSGEIAERYKKKIVTEEEVERARVEIERDRVYEVIATLPFHSKLILLSIVQSSIQDRRLTTGEIYTRYRELTSIMSSESVTQRRASDIINELDMMGIVSARVVNRGRYGKTKEVVLAVDRNIVMKALIESDERFADIRSG
- the radA gene encoding DNA repair and recombination protein RadA gives rise to the protein MADQVEEKKRIKSVKDLSGVGQAVLNKLNESGYSSLESIAVASPQDLSTVAGIPLATAQRIIKEARDALDIRFKTALEIEQERASVKKITTGSQALDGLLGGGIETRTMTELFGEFGSGKTQICHQVSVNVQLPSEKGGLSGKALYIDTEGTFRTERIKAMASALGLDPKEVLQNIMSIRAINTDHQIAIVEELQDIISKDNTIKLVVVDSITSHFRAEYSGRENLAVRQQKLNRHLHQLVRLAEIYDLAVIVTNQVMARPDMFYGDPTVAVGGHTLYHVPGIRVQIKKSRGNRRIARMVDAPHLPEGEVVFSITNTGIRDAEE
- a CDS encoding nicotinamide-nucleotide adenylyltransferase, with protein sequence MIKWGLERLDELIVLIGSAQESHTLSNPFTAGERIEMIRNVMRAEGIPGDRYYLVPIPDILMNNVWAYHVKMYVPSFEAVIARNPLVLRLFKEAGNEILIPPSFNREKYNSTLIRKFMITGEEWESLVPEQVSSFIKSIKGDERLREIVGSDKR